Within the Fusarium keratoplasticum isolate Fu6.1 chromosome 1, whole genome shotgun sequence genome, the region AGTTAATCTCAACTACAACTAGAAGTATGAAAATTGGCTTCAATGTGGATAACAGTCCAGGGGTCGccgcccaaggccaagatggtgCGTTCTCTATCTTCAACTACCTGTATGATAATGGCGTTCTTATTTACCACTCCACATAGAGACTCCTGCCTTCAATGCCGTCATAGAGCTTCAAGTAGTACCCATGAGTTAGAGGAGCAGACTGGTTGAAATATCATGGTTAAGATAGGTTGATGGTATTTAAAACGGATAAGACTGGGTTGGTAGCATGATGTCCACGGTTGCAGGATCGAAACATGGTCAACGCCCTCCACAAAGTTTCCTCTGAGCTGTGTCATGTTTGTCTACTCACAATGGCGCATTTACTCGAAGCTTGCAAGCGTCAACCACGGCTAATATCCGTCATTCTCTCCAGTCTCCGACCACTCGACCCGGCGCACAAGGACTGTGCCGATGAAATCGTACTTGAATATAGATACAGAGTCTCGCTACACATCACGCACCCCAAGGCTCCTAATACCAATTGTCAAACCCACATTCTCCTCTGAGTTGGCGGTGGATAGATCCTGGACAGCGTGGAGCAAACAATGCTGCCAGCCCTAGACTTTGCCCTCAATCACAACTCAAAACGCATCGTGTGCGGTTTACATTGTATGCTCCAGTGGTATGGTAACCATGTGCTATGGCAACTATTTCCTGGGCGTATATTACCATATGTATGGCATTTCAGCGGCGTTACGACTTGAGACTGATTGGCTTGAAAATCATCTAATAGTGCCTTAAGGCTCACGCCTGGCTCTCCATTGTTAGCGAGACTTTGATTTCCAGATAGTGCGAGCGGCTGCTAGTTCCATAGGGGGAGGGTAGTCAAGTTCTCAACTATGTCAAGTTCGATTTAATGAATTATATGAATGACAAGGCCGTGAGACATGTTGAGCATATCCCTCAAATTGGGCTCCTGGCTTTTTGATGGACGGTGAATTGGATATCTTCAGCACGGTTGTCAATAATAGCTCCCTCTCCACCTCGAGGAGCCCACTCCCAGGGCTGACTCGACTGGGAACTATCTGTATTTACTGATGATGGCGCCCACGTCCGCTTTGGCTGCTTAAGTCGCGAAAAGGGGCGAACAAAGCTGCTCTGATAAGGAACTGGGAGAGCCGAGCACATGAGCCGTAAAAGCAGTCATATGTTCTCAACTGCACTTAGATTGGCTTTCATCATTATACTGCATAATCTTACCACCCCAGATGTATTTCTGACTCATCTCATCTTACACCAAATACCAGACCTGTATTTTGAGTTTAGAGAACAACCCTCACCTTGATAGCGAACCTAAGGTTTAGTGACACCAGCTGCATGATCTAGGGTAGGGGTATTCGTTCATCTTTTGCGGCCAGTATTGCTGCACATGTCTCCTACTTGAACACCCATTCATGTGAACTTGATTGTTATGCTGGCCATGGAAGGGTTCGCTGAAGAGCACATGCAAGACAGTTGTCCGAAGAGGAGTTAACGGGCCTACGGCGTGAGAATACCTTTTCTGGCCAACGGCATGCTCTGATTTAGGCAACTCACCCTTCAACGGTCGGCATCGCAATAGGATATAGTCCAGTGGCAATACTGGTCTGGATTTGGGAGAAAATGATCGAGTGGTCTGATCAGACCCCGACTCTCGACCTCATTCTTACGAATGCGTGTCTCTACTGGTTCAGTGGATGTCTACCAACGTCTTTGTGGAGCTGCCGGCAAATGATGAGTGGTGGAAATCCATCAACAGGATGGGAACACGTCAACGCGCCAATGGGGTTCTCGGCCTTCAAGTATGAATCTGGCAACCCTCCGAAGGCATGGATAGACACCActggcaaggtcaagtggCACCGATGGCATGTCAATGTACGTAAACTTTAAAATGATTTTGACGGGATATTGCTCACCTTGGAGGGTGGTCACTTTGCGGCTTTGGAACGACACGACCGATAATCCTTGGGGGTGATGTGGTTGAGTTTATAGAATCTGGGGATCTGTTTTCTGACTGATAGAGGTAGTGCGAAACCACACAGGTATGGAACCTTAGCATCCAATGTCTACAATGTTGCCGTGGTTGAATTTTCTTCCTTATGATCAAATTATCTCATAAGGGCATAATTCTTGGCAAGTTCGGACGTCAGGACGAAATCGTCTATCGGCAGCACTGATCCCGTTCCCTCGGACATGGGAACATTCTCTTTAGGCTGCTTGCTATAAGAATGAGGTCATCTGATCAAAAGAGTTTTGTGTATATAGCCTTTTCTATAGTTTGCAGGGGCATATTGAACCGCTTCCCCTCGGAGCCGGCGGGCCGGCCCGTGTTGGCGGGGAACCGTCGATTCCGTTCCGAATCTGGACGTTCCGGAGTGTCCAACTCCGGTATCGCCAGATGGATTAACTTTCTCGCCTCATAGGCATGTGTAAGTGAGGGGAACGAGAGTAATAGTAATGAGATGCTTGCATCGAAATAGTTATAAAAGGTCTGATATAGCAGTCTTGTGGTATCTGTCTTGAGTCTCCGCAGGACTTGGATAGCCCTGaactcaacctcaactctcTGACCTGGCGATATTCCATCATGAAGTGCATTTCCATCGCCGCTCTTGGAGCTGCACTCGCAGGCACTCTGGTGTCCGCGGTGCCTGCTGGTTTCGTTACCACCAATGGCGAAAAGTTCTCTCTCGACGGTGAggacttcttctttgccggTAGCAACGCCTATTACTTCCCCTTCAACGTTGTACGTCTGCTAGTCATCAGTTTTCATAATTTTTTCTAACCCTCACAGTGGGGAAAAGATCACTACCAGGACGTCAAGGTTGGCATGGTCGCCGCCAAGGACGCTGGTCTGAAGGTCATTCGAACTTGGGCGTTCCATGAAAACAACAGGACTTTTGTGTCAGGTGGACTACCTAAGTATAACACAGGTGGCGAAGAGACCGTTATGCAGTTTTTCAACGCAGACGGGACTGTCGATATCGACCTAGGTGTTCTCGACGTCGTCATCGAGGCTGCCGAAGCTACaggcatcaagctcatcttgGCATTGACCAACAACTGGGCTGATTACGGCGGTATGGATGTGTACACTGTCAACCTCGGTGGAAAGTACCACGACGATGTAAGTGGAAACTCTTGGCCCTGGTTGTCAGTATCTAACAAGGAACAACGTAGTTCTACCGCCTACCAGCTATTAAGAAGGCGTACAAAAACTACGTCTCGGCTGTCGTGAACAGATACAAGGACTCCCCTGCCGTTTTCGCATGGGAGCTTGCCAATGAGCCCCGCTGCGGCGCTGACGGCAGCCGCAACCTCCCACGTGGCCCTGACTGCGGTCCTAAACTGCTGACATcgtggatggatgagatgagtACCTTTATCAAGTCGATCGACGCGAATCACTTGGTCACCACTGGTAGCGAGGGTGGCTTTAACCGGGTGTCTAGCGACTGGGCATACAACGGTGCGGACGGTGCTGACTTCGACGCCGAACTCAAGCTGCCCAACATCGATTTCAACACATTCCACTCCTATCCTCAGGCATGGAGCAAGACTACTCAGTGGGTTGAGCAGTGGATCGTCGACCACGCCGAGGCAGCCAACGGAAAGCCTATTGTCCATGAAGAATACGGCTGGACTGACAAGTCGACCCGCGTCAGTGTCTTGAGCAAGTGGCAGGAAGTCTCACTGAAGCACGAGGTGAGCGACATGTACTGGCAGTTCGGCTACTCGGGATACTCGTACGGCAAGAACCACGACGACGGAAACACCATCTACcttgaggacgatgaggcgCAGCCGTTGGTGTATCAGCACGCTGCGGCAGTCAACGGCGGCGAAGTGCCGCCCCCAAGCTCGACCACCACCGGAACCACTCCCGGGCCAACTCAGACTGGTGGCCCACGACAGGTTAAATATGGACAGTGTGGTGGCTCTGGATGGACTGGACCAACTCTGTGTGAGTCTGGGTCGACTTGCCAGGTACAGAACCAGTGGTACTCCCAGTGCTTGTAGAATATTCATTGTTTAGTATTGTGATGCAACGTGGAGATATCTGTTGAGAATGGCTGTTCTGAGGTTCGTTGAGTTGTGGATTACTCGCAAGTGCTTCTAGACAGTGCGTCATAGGAACGTTAAATAATGCAGTTAACGCCCAGATTTCTCTGCTTAAGTGATAGTTCCCTTCAAAGAAAACGATGCTCCTCATCGCACACTAACCAAGCGCCTCAAAAAATTTCCCGATCCTTCCTTCTAGTCCGGCGCCTCAAAGCATAGACTCTCCTCCAATAGCATCAATAACCACAGAGGGTAGCTTGCGCGCTGGAAACGTCGCCCCCCAAGCACTCATCAGCTGAATCAATGTGTCTTCCTTCCCTGGCCGCGCGACGAAGCTCAGGCCAAAAGGTCGACCGCCGGGATCAAGATAACCCAAGGGAACACATGCAGTGGGACAACCTGAAGAATTTGGGCATCAGCACATGGCTTgatatctcttcttcccgcCAGAAGACTTACCTGCCATAGCTGCTAGCGTGCAGATGGAGCCATCTGTAGGTGCACAGATAGGGTCAAGTTGCAGCTCATCCATGACTTTGAAGAGCGCGTCGGGGCCAGAGGCCTGCTTTACAAAAGCTCGAGCTTCGGTGAGCTCCTCTGGAGTCGTCGTGTCGTTTTGTGCCGCAATCAGATATGTTTGCTCTGGTATGTTTGTTAGTTTCGATGGGAACGGGAGCATTTTGGCCATGAGCGGCAATGAGAGCAGACCTATCCCAGCCTGATGCTCGGGGTGCTTCTTGTTCCAGTCGATGATCTCTTCCAAAGTCCTGACGGGGGTGTAGGTGAGTCCGGCGAGGTATGCGTTGACAGAGTCGCGGACCTCAGCGGCTAGAAAGCAGTTAGTGACCGGAGCCCGCAAGGCAAGCCTGA harbors:
- a CDS encoding Mannan endo-1,4-beta-mannosidase produces the protein MKCISIAALGAALAGTLVSAVPAGFVTTNGEKFSLDGEDFFFAGSNAYYFPFNVWGKDHYQDVKVGMVAAKDAGLKVIRTWAFHENNRTFVSGGLPKYNTGGEETVMQFFNADGTVDIDLGVLDVVIEAAEATGIKLILALTNNWADYGGMDVYTVNLGGKYHDDFYRLPAIKKAYKNYVSAVVNRYKDSPAVFAWELANEPRCGADGSRNLPRGPDCGPKLLTSWMDEMSTFIKSIDANHLVTTGSEGGFNRVSSDWAYNGADGADFDAELKLPNIDFNTFHSYPQAWSKTTQWVEQWIVDHAEAANGKPIVHEEYGWTDKSTRVSVLSKWQEVSLKHEVSDMYWQFGYSGYSYGKNHDDGNTIYLEDDEAQPLVYQHAAAVNGGEVPPPSSTTTGTTPGPTQTGGPRQVKYGQCGGSGWTGPTLCESGSTCQVQNQWYSQCL